In the Arachis ipaensis cultivar K30076 chromosome B04, Araip1.1, whole genome shotgun sequence genome, agaaaggagaaaggagacgAAGActtgatataataaaaataaggtAAACGATATTTGCATCCATGGAGATTATTAGTACATGAATGAGGCAAAGAAATGGAGTAACGCGTTTCGCTGACTTTTTCAGTGCACGAAGTCGTTGTCACTGCTCACTAGTCAGCTTCACATGGATAATATATAGTTGAAATTTCGACAGCATGAAAATTCAAAGCAAGGCTAACAAATTATTTGAATTGCATATTAGATCATTAGCTTATTTGTTTCGAAAGTACATACatgaataataaatttagaaattgaAGGGAAGGTAGGAAAACTTGTTTAAGCGGCTACTTACAGGAAATACCTGCAATTGAAATAGCCATATATCATGTATATAACATACCTGAATTTGGAAGGACATGATCATCTTGATGAGGTGGTGAGGTAGCAGAAGAATCACAAGTTTTGATGAGCCCATCACCCAGATTTGAATAATTAGACTCATCTTTGCAATAACATGTTGCCTGTTTTGAATTCCAATCATAGCCACAGGCTCCACCTGAGTTCATACACTTGAAACATTCTGTTACACTTCCTATCCATTTCACCAAGAATCCATTTTGGATAGCACCTTCTATGTTGTTCCATGTCAACTCCACTTCAACATCAAGTTGCAACAACAATGGAATAAACACACTTGTTGTGCAAACAACACTAGAAGGAGGAGCACCTAGAGCTTCAGGCCTAGCATAAAAGTATTCATTTGAAGTCCTATTTGAGAAACAATTAAGAAATCCGGGGATGGAATTGGGCAAACCATTATTTAAAGAACAATGATAGAAGAGGGTAAGATTCTTATTGCCAGGCCCATAATCAAAGAGCTCAAAGTCAAGGCTTGTGTTTACTGGTTTTGAAGGGCATAAACCTTCAAAGTAGTCAACTCTTGCTATTTTCATGGTTTGGTTTTCCGAGTATGCCTCCAAAACCCGGTATGTCATGTTCTTGATGGTTATGTAAGTAGCAAAGGCATGATCAGGATCACAGTTGAGTTGTAGAAGAGGGTGGCCACACTGCTTTGGACGATTTCCTCCCCAGAATGGAAAACCAATGTTGTTAATCTTCCCACAATCATAGCGAGTATCAGCACAACTTGTATAGTTATCATCATTGGAGCTTAAGTATGGAGGAATCTGAATCATTATCAAGAGGATCATTAAGTGAGGGAGAAGCATAACAAGCAGAGAAGCCATTTTAGAAAATAGCTGAGGATCGTAGTGTTTGTGTTTAATCAACTTCGCAAAATGAATAAGATAGTTAAACAAGATTAAAGGGATACTGCAAGATATGAAATTTCAAAGAAAAGGATAGTAATTGCCTTTACTCTAACTAATGTAATGTTTCGGATAGTTTACTTGATTTAAATACAGAATAAAATTGTAATATTATTCATTGTACGTATTATATGAAGAAATTTGAGTATCAATGGTGTAAAATTAAAATCCAACTAAAACAAACTATATTAAAGTTCTGTTTGTGACAGATTGCACAGTGAGACAAGAGGTTTGATTCTTGCAGTTGAAGTAaagacaagaagaaaagaaaacaaaagaaaagattaCACACACTACTCATATACAACTATAACTACCAAGTGCCCCTAAAACAATGAGAAGCTTCACTTTTCTCACGTCAACAAATTGTTATAGCTCCACAAAACATACCATTTGAGAAAAAGAGATACCATGTAAGAGTGGTGTCAAGAATATAATTACATAAATATTGTTGCCTTAGGCAAACTCATTTGGATTGATGGAATCATTCTGCACTGAAGTTGATGAATCTGGCTCATGTGTATTGTCATAAGCTATATCTGGAGATTGCAACTTTGATCCTTGAGGAGAATACCACATTGGCTTCGGAGGAAATGGGATAGAATCAAGTAGTCCTTCTAACATTTCTATCACTCTTTTCATGGACGGTCTATCCGATGGATTTCTTTGTATACACCACATGCCTACTAAAATAATCTTCTTTACCAAATCATTTTCATTCTCTGTGTTTGTCAAGCATCTTGTTGAAAGATTATCTTGCTCCAGTTCCTTGTAAATCCATTCTGTAAAGTATATTTCACTAGTACGTGTATCTTTATCATTATAATTCTCTTTTCCTCCAATTACTTCAAGAATTAACTTCCCATAACTATACACATCAGATTTGTGAGAAACTCGAGAAACTCCACTGTATATCTGATTATATACTTCTGGTGCAACATATCCCACTGTTCCTCTTGCATACTGTAGAGATACAATACTCTCCTTCTTTGTGCATATTTTAGCTAATCCAAAGTCAGCAATTTTAGGACAAAAATCTACATCCAAAAGAATATTTTGAGGTTTAATATCAAGATGTAAAATCTTGGTACTACATCCCCAATGTAAATATTCTAATCCTCGAGCAATGCCAATTATAATTTGATAGAGTCTGCTCCAATCCAATTTTGATGCTTTTTCATCAATAAATTTATCTAAAGAACCATTTGGCatgaattcataaatcaaagctCTCTTATTTGTCTCataacaaaatcctaaaaatggGACAATATTCACATGAGACGTGCTATTAATACTTGCCACCTCGTTTATGAATTCTTCTCCATTAAATTCTTCTCCATTCCCTTTAGACTCTTTCAATATCTTCACTGCTACGTGACGACCGTCACTTAAACTTCCTTTATATACAACACCAAATCCTCCTTGTCCTAATTTCTCACCAAAGAAATTGGTCATCCTTTTCACCTGCGAATAACTATATCGTTTTTGCACCATAAACCCATAACTTTGTATCAAATCCTCAACATTGCGATCAACAATTGTTTTCTTGAACATGATTTTCTGTAACCTCTTGCTTTTGTAAATAACCACCACACATGTTATCAAAATTCCAACACTGGCTGCTGATAAGCCTGCACGTATATAATGCAAGGAAGTGGATACCAATTACAAACAATAATTTAAATCTTTTGAGAAAAAAATCAATTAGTTTGATAATACTAAAGCAAAGGATCAACAAAATTTTTTAAGTATGTTAGCATGATAAAATCTAATTAGATTCTTTAAATACCTGTCCAAAATATTATTAAGAATAAAGGACAAAAACAGAtatgaaattatgtaaaaaaaaaatactgtAAAGTAAATGTTGATTCATATAATAAATATAACAAGAAGTGAACATGAAATGAGAAGatgatttaattatattttattacataatttatacatattaaaaattattaacatTGAAGATATAtagtattttatataaaattttgagagtaaagtattattttggtcTACAACATTTGTACTGAATTCTAATTTGGTTCCTaacatttaaatattttatttcaattccAACAACTTTTAAAGGTCCTATTTCAATTCTAAAAAAGTTTTAAGTGAGTTCAATATTGTCTCACCATTAAACTTACAAACAACTTGCATATTAAAGAGTCAATAACATTCAATTTCAGTATGTAAGTAAAATCGATCGACCAAAGATCactaatataaaaatgttttctttgattttaaaGCGTTGACTATTAATTgttagaattttgaattttaatttgtacaaaaagaaaatggaggagaagaAGTGTTATTCGAAGgttttagttatgtttttttAACACATAAAAAAAGATATGACTTAACTAGTAACTTATAAACGTTCACGTCACTCATTCTGTTAACTATTATTGTCAAATTTAAAGGTAGGACCACATTTAAAACTTTTTGAGATAAAAATAGAATGTTTGAATCATTTAGGACCAAATTAGAATTTGACCCAAACGTTGAGGATTANNNNNNNNNNNNNNNNNNNNNNNNNNNNNNNNNNNNNNNNNNNNNNNNNNNNNNNNNNNNNNNNNNNNNNNNNNNNNNNNNNNNNNNNNNNNNNNNNNNNNNNNNNNNNNNNNNNNNNNNNNNNNNNNNNNNNNNNNNNNNNNNNNNNNNNNNNNNNNNNNNNNNNNNNNNNNNNNNNNNNNNNNNNNNNNNNNNNNNNNNNNNNNNNNNNNNNNNNNNNNNNNNNNNNNNNNNNNNNNNNNNNNNNNNNNNNNNNNNNNNNNNNNNNNNNNNNTTATAGTATTTATCTTTTaagtaaattaaataattaaaaacgatcatttcaaattaaaacttgtTATGCTATACGTGAAGGTAGGTGGAAGTACCTGTAATCAAAGCTGTTGGGATTCGCCCATTAGAAGCAAGCACAGGAAAATCATTGCCTGTGGCAATAAAATTGACCTTTGGTGAGAATTTGGGAATATTTCCAGCAAGGTGATTGTTAGAGACATTCACAACCTCAAGTTCATGCAATGTTGTCAATCCTTCAGGTATTTCACCTGTCAAATTATTCCCATCCAAATACAATTTCCGCAAATCTGTTAAATTGGCGAATGCAGGTGAGATTGTGCCCGTCAATTTTAGATTTGATAAATTGACCATTCTGATCTTGTTTTTGTCATCACATGTAATGAAACTCCAGTTTTTACAGGCATTATTTCCTCTCCATGTACGGGCCAAGAGAATTGGATAGTTGAATTTTGCAGCAATTTGAAGCAAAATGGTCACTTTGTGATCACAAGGTCCTGGATCTTTGTGACAGAAGCCATTTGTGGTGTTAACACCAAGATTCACATTCTCCTCAGGATAAATGGCAAATTCGGGCAAAGGACCTTGCAAAAAGTTATTGTTCAAAGAAATACGTTGCAGCAAATCGAGTGTTGTTAGAGAATCTGGAACTACCCCTGTTAATTGATTGTAACCAAGTTGTAAATCTTGTAAAGCAGCGCAATGAGACATGTCAGGAATAGGTCCTGTAAACGAGTTCCCTTGAAGCCAGACTTGAGATAAGTCGAGCATGTTTGAAAGGACATCAATCGGACCCGAAAACCCGTTACCCTTCTGGTTATTGAGATGCAAGGTGGCAATCTTGGTCCCTCCGAAAGACTCTGGCAAGACAccgctgaggttgttgttggaaAGAAGAACAGTCTCCATACTTGGCAAGGAGTGAAATATTTCTGGTAGAGAGCCCATGACATTTGTAGCAGTAAGATTGAGGTCTTTCAGTTGTGTGGAGTGAGTCAAGTTGGGGAAGGTCCATGGTGTAAGGTTGGTGTTGTTTCCCAAGTTGAGACTCACCAAACCGGGTAGACCTTGGAAGCAACCTTGGGGGATGAAGCTAAGGTGGTTGTTAGAGAGTGAAACTTCGTTCAAATCTGGGAAGAAATGAGACAAGTTTGGTAGGGATCCCATGAGATTTGTAGCCTCGAGGTAGAGGTAGGAGAGTTGCAATGAGGAATGAGTCAAATCGAGGGGGAAGGTCCATGGTGGGAGGTTGGTGTTGTTGGCCAAAGAGAGGACATACAAACTGGTTAGGTTGTGGAAGCAACCCTCAGGGATGGAGGAGAGGTTGTTGTTAGAGAGATCAAGCCGGCTCATACTCGGGAAGGAATGGGATATGTTTGGTAAGGAGCCCATGAGATTCGTAGAAGAGAGGTGGAGGAAACGGAGTTGGGAGGAGTGAGCAGTCAAATCGGTAGGAAAGTTCCACGGTGGGAGGTTGGTGTTGTTGGTCAACCACAAGGACAGCAAAGTAGTAAGACCATGGAAGCAACCATGAGGGATGGAGGTGAAGTTGTTGTTGTGGAGGTACACTAGTTGGAGGAAGGAGAGGTTGGCGAGAGAGGGAACAGGGCCACTGAGATTATTGTGGGAGAGATCGAGTACCGTGAGTTGGGAGAGGGAGTCGTTGAGGCCTGCAGGAACTGTTCCCGTCAGAGACATTGATCTGAGCTCGATCTCTTTAATCCTTCCACTTTGATGGTTGCAACTCACGCCTCTCCACTGGCACATGTAGGTGGTGTTGGACCAGGCAGGGGGTTTGAGTGCATTCATCAGCTTCAACATGTATGCACCTTCACCATCACTATCGATAGACTCCACACAACCCATGCACACCACAATCATACACAAACTAATAATAATACTTCCATTTTTGCATCTTGATTTCAGGTATGCCATAGATGATGAACAAACAACTTGTTACCTTTCACTACGTCGATGCTCAATCACACACATTAAGCACCAACACATATAATAATAATGAATGAAACAACTCCAAACTTCAATTAACAATATTCtatttgcaaaagaaaaaaaatattgatttaatttttatatattaatattattattatcagaTAACATTGTAATTCTCATTCATTATTTTGCACTAATTCACATTCTCATCTTCCTATATTTAAAcgataaaaaaatctaaaaccaaATAGNNNNNNNNNNNNNNNNNNNNNNNNNNNNNNNNNNNNNNNNNNNNNNNNNNNNNNNNNNNNNNNNNNNNNNNNNNNNNNNNNNNNNNNNNNNNNNNNNNNNNNNNNNNNNNNNNNNNNNNNNNNNNNNNNNNNNNNNNNNNNNNNNNNNNNNNNNNNNNNNNNNNNNNNNNNNNNNNNNNNNNNNNNNNNNNNNNNNNNNNNNNNNNNNNNNNAGGTAGAGTCAGTAAGATCGGATAGCGAACTTTAGAGTGCAAATAGAGTTAGAGTTAAGAGATTCTCAACTCACAAATAGAATAGAGTTGAGTTTAGAGTGCAAATAGAGTTAGAGTTAAAAGATTCTCAACTCACAAATAGAATAGAGTTGagttttatagaaaatttaaATTTGCGAGCAGGGTTAGGGTGGAGTTTAAACGACTTCATCCTACTCTACCCATTACCCAATACTCATTGCTACTAAATTCATTGGACTAACAATTTTGCCTCTAAAATTAAATTTTGGGTTAAACGAATTAGCTAACTCgaaaaaataatgaattaaaCCGGACGGCATATTTATCTTTTTGTAtcgttaaaaaaaataataaacgaaTCAATTCAATAAATTAATGGAATTGATCATAAATAATCCgattaaaaattttaatcccTTAAATAAATCAGAATTAAATAGGTCAACTCGTTTATTGTGTATACTTAGGTGGTAGAACTTAAATAGGATGAATTATACGGTAAAGATGTAAGTTTACAGATCTTTCCTTTTATGGgatgaaagagaaattaaaaaaggTAGGATCTAcacttaaaataataaaaaataactataaaaagaatttattttctctctttataCCACTTTAATCGTATAGTAGAGTGTCCCCTTAAATAAATATTGAATTGGTCCATTTGCCAGTCTTATAATCTTATTCATTGTTAGCTCTAATTATTCTTTAAGGTCACATTGTTAGCCGTGGCTGACCTGTATTTTATTGTATTTCGCCTACTAAAGTCATCTCAAAAGTATGCATTATCAATTTATCATTTTGGGACCACATTGTATTTATCATCTTTGTTTTATTTTAcgggaaatttttttttttcctttttgatcATGAAAGTATGCATCGTTATTGTTGTGGACGTTTGTGGTGGAAATGTGGAACAAAAGAGAAATAAACGTGCAGCACAAAAATATATGCATTATCGGTATAATTAAGTATAAAAGATGGAGGGTAATTTATTTTCTAATTGGTGCACAAAGATTTCCCTTAtccattcttttttcttttaattttaatttttagtgcAGGGAAATGGTCAATTGCATGTGTTGTATCTTCCATTGATGGTAAAGCTAAGGAAAAACCAGTTATATCGATGGTGATCAGAAAAAAGAAAAGCTTACGTGCAAAATGTGCAGATCGCTGAAGCTAGTTTCCTTTTCGTTTTCTTAGCTTACTTTTTATATCATCAATGTGCAAACAATAAAGAGCAGGACAAGAAATGCTGTGAATTTTCCAACCAGAGAGTAANNNNNNNNNNNNNNNNNNNNNNNNNNNNNNNNNNNNNNNNNNNNNNNNNNNNNNNNNNNNNNNNNNNNNNNNNNNNNNNNNNNNNNNNNNNNNNNNNNNNNNNNNNNNNNNNNNNNNNNNNNNNNNNNNNNNNNNNNNNNNNNNNNNNNNNNNNNNNNNNNNNNNNNNNNNNNNNNNNNNNNNNNNNNNNNNNNNNNNNNNNNNNNNNNNNNNNNNNNNNNNNNNNNNNNNNNNNNNNNNNNNNNNNNNNNNNNNNNNNNNNNNNNNNNNNNNNNNNNNNNNNNNNNNNNNNNNNNNNNNNNNNNNNNNNNNNNNNNNNNNNNNNNNNNNNNNNNNNNNNNNNNNNNNNNNNNNNNNNNNNNNNNNNNNNNNNNNNNNNNNNNNNNNNNNNNNNNNNNNNNNNNNNNNNNNNNNNNNNNNNNNNNNNNNNNNNNNNNNNNNNNNNNNNNNNNNNNNNNNNNNNNNNNNNNNNNNNNNNNNNNNNNNNNNNNNNNNNNNNNNNNNNNNNNNNNNNNNNNNNNNNNNNNNNNNNNNNNNNNNNNNNNNNNNNNNNNNNNNNNNNNNNNNNNNNNNNNNNNNNNNNNNNNNNNNNNNNNNNNNNNNNNNNNNNNNNNNNNNNNNNNNNNNNNNNNNNNNNNNNNNNNNNNNNNNNNNNNNNNNNNNNNNNNNNNNNNNNNNNNNNNNNNNNNNNNNNNNNNNNNNNNNNNNNNNNNNNNNNNNNNNNNNNNNNNNNNNNNNNNNNNNNNNNNNNNNNNNNNNNNNNNNNNNNNNNNNNNNNNNNNNNNNNNNNNNNNNNNNNNNNNNNNNNNNNNNNNNNNNNNNNNNNNNNNNNNNNNNNNNNNNNNNNNNNNNNNNNNNNNNNNNNNNNNNNNNNNNNNNNNNNNNNNNNNNNNNNNNNNNNNNNNNNNNNNNNNNNNNNNNNNNNNNNNNNNNNNNNNNNNNNNNNNNNNNNNNNNNNNNNNNNNNNNNNNNNNNNNNNNNNNNNNNNNNNNNNNNNNNNNNNNNNNNNNNNNNNNNNNNNNNNNNNNNNNNNNNNNNNNNNNNNNNNNNNNNNNNNNNNNNNNNNNNNNNNNNNNNNNNNNNNNNNNNNNNNNNNNNNNNNNNNNNNNNNNNNNNNNNNNNNNNNNNNNNNNNNNNNNNNNNNNNNNNNNNNNNNNNNNNNNNNNNNNNNNNNNNNNNNNNNNNNNNNNNNNNNNNNNNNNNNNNNNNNNNNNNNNNNNNNNNNNNNNNNNNNNNNNNNNNNNNNNNNNNNNNNNNNNNNNNNNNNNNNNNNNNNNNNNNNNNNNNNNNNNNNNNNNNNNNNNNNNNNNNNNNNNNNNNNNNNNNNNNNNNNNNNNNNNNNNNNNNNNNNNNNNNNNNNNNNNNNNNNNNNNNNNNNNNNNNNNNNNNNNNNNNNNNNNNNNNNNNNNNNNNNNNNNNNNNNNNNNNNNNNNNNNNNNNNNNNNNNNNNNNNNNNNNNNNNNNNNNNNNNNNNNNNNNNNNNNNNNNNNNNNNNNNNNNNNNNNNNNNNNNNNNNNNNNNNNNNNNNNNNNNNNNNNNNNNNNNNNNNNNNNNNNNNNNNNNNNNNNNNNNNNNNNNNNNNNNNNNNNNNNNNNNNNNNNNNNNNNNNNNNNNNNNNNNNNNNNNNNNNNNNNNNNNNNNNNNNNNNNNNNNNNNNNNNNNNNNNNNNNNNNNNNNNNNNNNNNNNNNNNNNNNNNNNNNNNNNNNNNNNNNNNNNNNNNNNNNNNNNNNNNNNNNNNNNNNNNNNNNNNNNNNNNNNNNNNNNNNNNNNNNNNNNNNNNNNNNNNNNNNNNNNNNNNNNNNNNNNNNNNNNNNNNNNNNNNNNNNNNNNNNNNNNNNNNNNNNNNNNNNNNNNNNNNNNNNNNNNNNNNNNNNNNNNNNNNNNNNNNNNNNNNNNNNNNNNNNNNNNNNNNNNNNNNNNNNNNNNNNNNNNNNNNNNNNNNNNNNNNNNNNNNNNNNNNNNNNNNNNNNNNNNNNNNNNNNNNNNNNNNNNNNNNNNNNNNNNNNNNNNNNNNNNNNNNNNNNNNNNNNNNNNNNNNNNNNNNNNNNNNNNNNNNNNNNNNNNNNNNNNNNNNNNNNNNNNNNNNNNNNNNNNNNNNNNNNNNNNNNNNNNNNNNNNNNNNNNNNNNNNNNNNNNNNNNNNNNNNNNNNNNNNNNNNNNNNNNNNNNNNNNNNNNNNNNNNNNNNNNNNNNNNNNNNNNNNNNNNNNNNNNNNNNNNNNNNNNNNNNNNNNNNNNNNNNNNNNNNNNNNNNNNNNNNNNNNNNNNNNNNNNNNNNNNNNNNNNNNNNNNNNNNNNNNNNNNNNNNNNNNNNNNNNNNNNNNNNNNNNNNNNNNNNNNNNNNNNNNNNNNNNNNNNNNNNNNNNNNNNNNNNNNNNNNNNNNNNNNNNNNNNNNNNNNNNNNNNNNNNNNNNNNNNNNNNNNNNNNNNNNNNNNNNNNNNNNNNNNNNNNNNNNNNNNNNNNNNNNNNNNNNNNNNNNNNNNNNNNNNNNNNNNNNNNNNNNNNNNNNNNNNNNNNNNNNNNNNNNNNNNNNNNNNNNNNNNNNNNNNNNNNNNNNNNNNNNNNNNNNNNNNNN is a window encoding:
- the LOC110271397 gene encoding LEAF RUST 10 DISEASE-RESISTANCE LOCUS RECEPTOR-LIKE PROTEIN KINASE-like 2.1, which gives rise to MASLLVMLLPHLMILLIMIQIPPYLSSNDDNYTSCADTRYDCGKINNIGFPFWGGNRPKQCGHPLLQLNCDPDHAFATYITIKNMTYRVLEAYSENQTMKIARVDYFEGLCPSKPVNTSLDFELFDYGPGNKNLTLFYHCSLNNGLPNSIPGFLNCFSNRTSNEYFYARPEALGAPPSSVVCTTSVFIPLLLQLDVEVELTWNNIEGAIQNGFLVKWIGSVTECFKCMNSGGACGYDWNSKQATCYCKDESNYSNLGDGLIKTCDSSATSPPHQDDHVLPNSGMLYT
- the LOC107635698 gene encoding receptor-like kinase TMK4, with protein sequence MAYLKSRCKNGSIIISLCMIVVCMGCVESIDSDGEGAYMLKLMNALKPPAWSNTTYMCQWRGVSCNHQSGRIKEIELRSMSLTGTVPAGLNDSLSQLTVLDLSHNNLSGPVPSLANLSFLQLVYLHNNNFTSIPHGCFHGLTTLLSLWLTNNTNLPPWNFPTDLTAHSSQLRFLHLSSTNLMGSLPNISHSFPSMSRLDLSNNNLSSIPEGCFHNLTSLYVLSLANNTNLPPWTFPLDLTHSSLQLSYLYLEATNLMGSLPNLSHFFPDLNEVSLSNNHLSFIPQGCFQGLPGLVSLNLGNNTNLTPWTFPNLTHSTQLKDLNLTATNVMGSLPEIFHSLPSMETVLLSNNNLSGVLPESFGGTKIATLHLNNQKGNGFSGPIDVLSNMLDLSQVWLQGNSFTGPIPDMSHCAALQDLQLGYNQLTGVVPDSLTTLDLLQRISLNNNFLQGPLPEFAIYPEENVNLGVNTTNGFCHKDPGPCDHKVTILLQIAAKFNYPILLARTWRGNNACKNWSFITCDDKNKIRMVNLSNLKLTGTISPAFANLTDLRKLYLDGNNLTGEIPEGLTTLHELEVVNVSNNHLAGNIPKFSPKVNFIATGNDFPVLASNGRIPTALITGLSAASVGILITCVVVIYKSKRLQKIMFKKTIVDRNVEDLIQSYGFMVQKRYSYSQVKRMTNFFGEKLGQGGFGVVYKGSLSDGRHVAVKILKESKGNGEEFNGEEFINEVASINSTSHVNIVPFLGFCYETNKRALIYEFMPNGSLDKFIDEKASKLDWSRLYQIIIGIARGLEYLHWGCSTKILHLDIKPQNILLDVDFCPKIADFGLAKICTKKESIVSLQYARGTVGYVAPEVYNQIYSGVSRVSHKSDVYSYGKLILEVIGGKENYNDKDTRTSEIYFTEWIYKELEQDNLSTRCLTNTENENDLVKKIILVGMWCIQRNPSDRPSMKRVIEMLEGLLDSIPFPPKPMWYSPQGSKLQSPDIAYDNTHEPDSSTSVQNDSINPNEFA